A single window of Streptomyces sp. NBC_00464 DNA harbors:
- a CDS encoding acyl-CoA dehydrogenase family protein — MAGSTDFDLYRPAEEHDMLRETVRALAEAKIAPFAAAVDEEARFPQEALDALTAADLHAVHVPEEYGGAGADALATVIVIEEVARACVSSSLIPAVNKLGSLPVILSGSEDLKKKYLGPLAKGDAMFSYALSEPDAGSDAAGMKTKAVRDGDFWVLNGVKRWITNAGVSEYYTVMAVTDPTKRSKGISAFVVEKSDEGVSFGAPEKKLGIKGSPTREVYFDNVRIPADRMIGEEGTGFATAMKTLDHTRITIAAQALGVAQGALDYAKGYVQERKQFGKPIGDFQGVQFMLADMAMKLEAARQLTYSAAAKSERLDSDLTFFGAAAKCFASDVAMEITTDAVQLLGGYGYTRDYPVERMMRDAKITQIYEGTNQVQRIVMARNLP, encoded by the coding sequence TTGGCGGGTTCGACCGATTTCGACCTGTACCGTCCGGCCGAGGAGCACGACATGCTCCGTGAGACGGTGCGAGCCCTCGCCGAGGCGAAGATCGCCCCGTTCGCGGCCGCGGTCGACGAGGAGGCCCGCTTCCCGCAGGAGGCGCTGGACGCCCTCACCGCCGCCGACCTGCACGCGGTCCATGTCCCGGAGGAGTACGGCGGCGCCGGCGCCGACGCGCTCGCCACGGTCATCGTGATCGAGGAGGTGGCCCGCGCCTGCGTTTCCTCCTCCCTCATCCCGGCCGTGAACAAGCTCGGCTCGCTCCCCGTGATCCTCTCCGGCTCCGAGGACCTGAAGAAGAAGTACCTGGGCCCGCTCGCCAAGGGCGACGCGATGTTCTCGTACGCCCTCTCCGAGCCCGACGCGGGCTCCGACGCCGCCGGCATGAAGACGAAGGCCGTGCGCGACGGCGACTTCTGGGTCCTCAACGGCGTGAAGCGCTGGATCACCAACGCGGGCGTCTCCGAGTACTACACGGTCATGGCCGTCACCGACCCGACCAAGCGATCGAAGGGCATCTCGGCCTTCGTCGTCGAGAAGTCGGACGAGGGCGTCTCCTTCGGTGCCCCGGAGAAGAAGCTCGGCATCAAGGGCTCCCCGACCCGCGAGGTCTACTTCGACAACGTCCGGATCCCGGCCGACCGCATGATCGGCGAGGAGGGCACCGGCTTCGCCACCGCGATGAAGACCCTGGACCACACCCGCATCACGATCGCGGCCCAGGCACTCGGCGTCGCCCAGGGCGCGCTGGACTACGCCAAGGGCTACGTCCAGGAGCGCAAGCAGTTCGGCAAGCCGATCGGCGATTTCCAGGGCGTCCAGTTCATGCTCGCCGACATGGCCATGAAGCTGGAGGCGGCCCGCCAGCTCACCTACTCGGCCGCCGCCAAGTCCGAGCGCCTCGACTCCGACCTCACGTTCTTCGGCGCCGCGGCCAAGTGCTTCGCCTCCGACGTCGCGATGGAGATCACCACGGACGCGGTCCAGCTGCTGGGCGGCTACGGCTACACGCGGGACTACCCGGTGGAGCGGATGATGCGCGACGCGAAGATCACCCAGATCTACGAAGGCACGAATCAGGTCCAGCGGATCGTGATGGCCCGCAACCTGCCGTAG
- a CDS encoding tellurium resistance protein TerA, with protein sequence MPDSTTSTDPRPAELTRAAPDSRLGGRGALQANLNWLPGPGADVNLCCLVSFKDGTVQVVQSLGDDYGSLTSWPYVALDQDDRTGESSDGETLRVNPQHRALFDRLLLFVYLYEGAADFRRLGATATVTAPGDPGCRIQLDDSPAGSAACAIALVTPDAAGFRVRREVRWFPGHPDLTTHEQIDRAYGFGLEWTRMEKPPRRPVDPRRSGPPRTR encoded by the coding sequence GTGCCGGACTCCACGACCAGCACCGATCCGCGTCCGGCCGAGCTGACACGGGCCGCGCCGGACAGCCGGCTCGGTGGGAGGGGTGCTCTTCAGGCCAATCTCAACTGGCTGCCGGGGCCGGGCGCCGATGTGAACCTGTGCTGCCTCGTCTCGTTCAAGGACGGGACGGTCCAGGTGGTGCAGTCCCTGGGTGACGACTACGGATCGCTCACCTCGTGGCCGTACGTCGCCCTCGACCAGGACGACCGGACGGGGGAATCGTCCGACGGCGAGACGCTCCGGGTGAATCCGCAGCACCGCGCGCTCTTCGACCGGCTGCTGCTCTTCGTGTACCTCTACGAGGGCGCCGCCGACTTCCGACGGCTGGGCGCGACGGCGACGGTCACCGCGCCGGGCGACCCCGGCTGCCGGATCCAGCTCGACGACTCCCCCGCCGGGTCGGCCGCCTGCGCCATAGCCCTCGTCACCCCGGACGCGGCCGGCTTCCGGGTCCGCCGGGAGGTCCGCTGGTTTCCCGGCCATCCGGATCTGACCACGCACGAGCAGATCGACCGGGCGTACGGCTTCGGACTCGAATGGACCAGGATGGAGAAGCCGCCACGCAGGCCGGTGGACCCGCGGCGCAGCGGTCCGCCCCGAACACGCTGA
- a CDS encoding methyl-accepting chemotaxis protein, with the protein MPVSTLMDSQDIARQIRGLASEPGLAPRSDELSALADAFTGKGAADLDPWAELDLLHAYARPESVGLVGGGAEEHRAWSWLEALLGALVFVPLMMTWYGLTQASSAYQALTGADPKSASRPFLQLWQSGFDGHLTGAFTFGHVAMGATCAIALLFALVLVHGLRKSAVTRREESAQRDAEKLRARLVPVLTRAQLVLNAHRLSSPQRFAAELTEAAATMTRLGNRAAKVHKDLSAAAVVVGGALEKAEGRLAGIDSSVRPLEDAADRIAEAVRDGGKQVESAVSGSGVMVRKALEDVRDVNGAVRDVLDSAGDRVEDSVNTLAASQRSFTTGIEVAADVSAQVLSRLGDVAEESARGVAASQDVVRRLADQAGALHEVAERFGGLVDALRTVPAPADRRGRAAVRLEKAPQPEDAVPPQGSTR; encoded by the coding sequence ATGCCCGTAAGCACATTGATGGACAGTCAGGACATCGCCCGCCAGATCAGGGGGCTCGCATCCGAGCCGGGACTGGCCCCCCGGAGTGACGAACTGTCCGCACTGGCCGATGCGTTCACCGGCAAGGGGGCCGCGGATCTGGACCCGTGGGCGGAGCTGGACCTGCTGCACGCGTACGCACGGCCGGAGAGCGTCGGCCTCGTGGGCGGCGGCGCCGAGGAGCATCGGGCGTGGTCCTGGCTGGAGGCGCTGCTCGGGGCGCTGGTCTTCGTACCGCTGATGATGACGTGGTACGGCCTGACACAGGCGTCCAGTGCCTATCAGGCGCTGACCGGCGCCGACCCCAAGTCGGCCTCCAGGCCCTTCCTGCAGTTGTGGCAGTCCGGCTTCGACGGCCATCTGACCGGTGCGTTCACCTTCGGGCACGTCGCCATGGGCGCGACGTGCGCGATCGCGTTGCTCTTCGCGCTCGTACTGGTGCACGGGCTGCGGAAGTCCGCTGTCACCCGCCGCGAGGAGAGTGCGCAACGGGATGCGGAGAAGCTGCGTGCCCGGCTCGTTCCGGTGCTGACGCGCGCTCAACTCGTACTGAACGCACACCGGTTGTCGTCACCGCAACGCTTTGCTGCCGAGCTCACCGAGGCGGCCGCCACGATGACCCGTCTCGGCAACCGTGCGGCCAAGGTGCACAAGGACCTTTCGGCCGCAGCCGTGGTCGTGGGCGGTGCGCTGGAGAAGGCCGAGGGGCGCCTCGCCGGGATCGACAGCTCGGTACGTCCGCTGGAGGACGCGGCGGACCGCATCGCGGAAGCCGTCCGGGACGGCGGCAAGCAGGTCGAGTCCGCGGTGAGCGGCAGCGGCGTCATGGTGCGCAAGGCGCTGGAGGACGTCCGGGACGTCAACGGTGCGGTGCGGGACGTGCTCGACTCGGCCGGCGACCGCGTGGAGGACTCCGTCAACACGCTGGCCGCATCACAGCGTTCGTTCACCACCGGCATCGAGGTGGCCGCCGATGTGTCCGCCCAGGTGCTGAGCCGGCTCGGTGACGTCGCCGAGGAGTCGGCCCGCGGCGTCGCGGCATCGCAGGACGTCGTACGCAGGCTGGCGGACCAGGCGGGAGCGTTGCACGAGGTGGCGGAGCGGTTCGGTGGACTCGTGGACGCCCTGCGGACCGTGCCGGCGCCGGCCGACCGGCGGGGCCGGGCCGCGGTGCGGCTGGAGAAGGCGCCCCAGCCCGAGGACGCCGTCCCGCCGCAGGGAAGCACGCGATGA
- a CDS encoding vWA domain-containing protein: MQILPFYLLCDESGSMSGDPIDAINDALPELHHEISTNPTVADKTRFCLIGFSDHATVLQSLVDLSDIDQVPALAAGGLTSYGDAFRTLLRCIETDVAALKGEGHEVYRPVAFFLSDGIPTDDGWEQALKELEQSRFCPKIIAFGIGDAERATIGQVANFRAFIQKDAAVSPAQALREFASSLTRSIVRSASSIAADGGSGFTLAVDETVPGFATVSLDKL; this comes from the coding sequence GTGCAGATCCTTCCGTTCTACCTGCTCTGCGACGAGTCGGGCTCGATGTCCGGCGACCCCATAGACGCCATCAACGACGCCCTTCCCGAGCTGCACCACGAGATCAGCACCAACCCGACGGTCGCCGACAAGACCAGGTTCTGCCTGATCGGCTTCTCCGACCACGCCACCGTGCTGCAGTCGCTCGTCGACCTGAGCGACATCGACCAGGTTCCGGCGCTGGCGGCCGGCGGGCTGACCTCGTACGGCGACGCCTTCCGCACCCTGCTGCGGTGCATCGAGACCGACGTGGCCGCGCTCAAGGGGGAGGGGCACGAGGTCTATCGCCCGGTGGCCTTCTTCCTCTCCGACGGCATCCCCACGGACGACGGCTGGGAGCAGGCGCTCAAGGAGCTGGAGCAGTCCCGCTTCTGCCCGAAGATCATCGCGTTCGGCATCGGTGATGCGGAGAGGGCGACGATCGGCCAGGTGGCCAACTTCCGGGCGTTCATCCAGAAGGACGCCGCGGTGTCACCCGCTCAGGCCCTGCGCGAGTTCGCCTCCAGCCTGACCCGTTCCATCGTGCGGTCGGCGAGCAGCATTGCCGCCGACGGCGGATCCGGCTTCACGCTGGCAGTGGACGAGACCGTGCCGGGATTCGCGACCGTTTCGCTCGACAAGCTCTGA
- a CDS encoding protein phosphatase 2C domain-containing protein has product MTDSAPVAEPTPVAAPVAAQPVPLLGDPRHSGKRPPSYAPIPQGLRSAGEDPAAAVLPDIVVDGAAYGPLTVRAASVRGDSHRYLGEPRQDALCVTRIGGPDSGELLLLAVADGVGSAARSHVGSNEVCRRAAAYLDRVADSLLGALRSGDLPAFTELANEAVASIAVLLADQALREGHRPEAYATTLRILLVPLDPAVRTRGFMAVGDGGTALLRSGTWHLDVTHEEDPEASGMIDTRTAALPLARTAVTRLLSCLPGDVLVLSTDGLSTPLSGDQEMRDFLREAWGSGTVPGPADFLWQSQFRVKSYDDDRSAAVLWEGPA; this is encoded by the coding sequence GTGACCGATTCCGCCCCCGTGGCGGAGCCCACGCCAGTGGCAGCACCGGTGGCAGCGCAGCCGGTGCCGCTGCTCGGGGACCCGCGGCACAGCGGGAAGCGGCCCCCCAGCTACGCCCCGATTCCGCAAGGTCTGCGAAGTGCGGGCGAGGACCCGGCCGCGGCGGTCCTGCCCGACATCGTGGTGGACGGTGCGGCTTACGGCCCGCTGACCGTCAGGGCCGCCTCCGTGCGCGGGGACTCCCACCGCTATCTGGGTGAGCCCCGTCAGGACGCGCTGTGCGTCACCCGGATCGGCGGTCCGGACAGTGGGGAGCTGCTGCTGCTCGCGGTCGCGGACGGCGTCGGATCAGCTGCCCGTTCCCACGTCGGCTCCAACGAGGTCTGCCGGCGCGCGGCCGCTTACCTGGACCGGGTGGCGGACAGCCTGCTCGGCGCACTGCGCTCCGGCGACCTGCCCGCCTTCACCGAACTGGCGAACGAGGCGGTCGCCAGCATCGCGGTGCTCCTCGCCGATCAGGCCCTTCGGGAAGGGCACCGGCCGGAGGCGTACGCGACCACGCTCCGGATCTTGCTGGTGCCGCTCGACCCTGCCGTCCGCACCCGCGGATTCATGGCCGTGGGCGACGGCGGAACGGCACTGCTGCGGTCCGGGACATGGCACCTCGACGTCACGCACGAGGAGGACCCGGAGGCGTCGGGGATGATCGACACCCGTACCGCCGCGCTGCCGCTCGCCCGTACCGCGGTCACCCGACTTCTCAGTTGCCTGCCGGGTGACGTACTCGTACTCAGTACCGACGGGCTGTCCACACCGCTGTCCGGGGACCAGGAGATGCGTGACTTCCTGAGGGAGGCGTGGGGGAGCGGTACGGTGCCGGGCCCCGCCGACTTTCTGTGGCAGTCGCAGTTCCGGGTGAAGTCGTACGACGACGACCGGAGCGCGGCCGTGCTGTGGGAGGGTCCCGCGTGA
- a CDS encoding DNA alkylation repair protein, which yields MAELAALEDPKARAVNEKHGDDHGVNLGKLRALAKRLKTQQDLARQLWATGDTAARLLAILICRPKAFARDELDVMLRQARRPKVHDWLVNYVVKKSPHAEELRLVWSADPDPVVASAGWALTTERVAKKPEGLDLAGLLDVIEAEMKDAPDRLQWAMNHCLAQIGIEHPAYRARAIGIGERLEVLKDYPTPPGCTSPYAPVWIAELVRRREGA from the coding sequence ATGGCCGAGCTCGCCGCGCTCGAAGACCCCAAGGCGCGCGCGGTCAACGAGAAGCACGGCGACGATCACGGGGTGAACCTCGGCAAGCTGCGCGCGCTCGCGAAGCGGCTGAAGACGCAGCAGGATCTCGCGCGTCAGCTCTGGGCGACGGGTGACACCGCGGCGCGACTGCTGGCGATCCTGATCTGCCGCCCGAAGGCGTTCGCGCGTGACGAGCTGGACGTCATGCTGCGCCAGGCGCGTCGGCCCAAGGTGCACGACTGGCTCGTGAACTACGTGGTGAAGAAGAGCCCGCACGCCGAGGAGCTGCGCCTCGTCTGGTCAGCCGATCCGGATCCGGTGGTCGCCAGTGCCGGCTGGGCGCTGACCACCGAGCGCGTGGCGAAGAAGCCCGAGGGCCTCGACCTCGCGGGGCTGCTCGATGTCATCGAAGCTGAGATGAAGGACGCCCCGGACCGCCTGCAGTGGGCGATGAACCACTGCCTGGCCCAGATCGGGATCGAGCACCCCGCATACCGCGCCCGTGCCATCGGCATAGGTGAGCGCCTTGAGGTGCTCAAGGACTATCCGACTCCCCCGGGCTGCACATCCCCGTACGCGCCCGTCTGGATCGCGGAGCTGGTCCGGCGGCGTGAGGGCGCGTAG